acacatgaagacaaagaccaccacagccagtcacaaatgaacaaccacacccatggccaaccccaacctctctcaccaccaaaggaacacaaaagAACAAAACTTACACAAGCAAAGCTGACATCAAACTCTACATATATTAATTaattcttcccaatgtctcaacaaatgaaactgatttgtaaaaaatgaTGAATGGacaaaatacgagagacattgcacatacttttgtaaatcaagaaatctttaataaaaatataagcGCTATAGGGGCCTCCTCCACCTAGCCCATTCACaggtcctttataagaccagtggtaacagttggccctggagaatattaaccgCTCTCAGTCTTACCcgtggactgccatctgtccagattttaatttgctctgaactaattttaagatgtattttatttaattggTTGCTTGTTTCTACGTTCTTGTGTTCTTTGTACACTGTGTTAGTTTtgtgatgttagccgccctgagccctgCTCCGGCttgggagggcggggtacaaataaaaaaaattattattattattattattattattactactactactactactactactgtactactactaccacAATAATACAACCACCTCTAATTTCAGGCTTAGACAGGATCACAGGattatagaattgtacagttgttggaagggaccccaagagtcatctagtccaaccccctgcattgcagggatcgcagctaaagaatcccttacaggtgtccccacccccaaaaaaaccctctatttcaaaaagaaaaggcatTATATAAAAACCATGTCTATCCGTTCTGCTGCAGGTTGAAGAGCCTCTGAACAACCGGAGGAACTCCTTGACAATTTAAAATTCGGTTGTTCTAAAAACTCCTCTGTAGCAGTGGCAAATCTCTCAGCTATCAATAACTTTTGGGGGGCAGCAGAGTCGAGGAGGAGATGTCTAACCCTCTGCGGCAAGTTTTCAACAAGGACCGCACGTTCCGCCCCAAGAAGAAATTTGAACCCGGGACGCAGCGCTTCGAGCTGCACAAAATGGCGCAGGCGTCTCTCAACGCCGGGCTGGACTTGAAGGTGGCTGTGCAGCTGCCGCCCGGCGAGGAGCTGAATGACTGGGTGGCCGTCCACGTGGTGGACTTCTTCAACCGCATCAACCTCATCTATGGGACCATCGCCGACTCCTGCACGGACCAGAGCTGCCCCGTCATGTCCGGGGGTCCGAAATACGAGTACCGGTGGCAGGACGAGAAATCCCGCAAGCCCACCGCCCTCTCTGCCCCGCAATACATGAACCTGCTGATGGACTGGATCGAAGTGCAGATCAATAATGAGGACCTTTTCCCGACCAACGTTGGTGAGTCCGTTTCCAGGATTTGCCGTGGGGGGTGGGTGGCGGGGTGGCCCACCGGACGTGAGCCACCAGCGTGATGCGGCTGCCCAAAAAGGCGAATGTGATCCTAGGCTGCATTAATAGAACCCTGCATTCCCAAGTCATGGGAAGATGGTGGTTCAGTCTTTGCCCTGTGCCGGACAGATCCTCTGTCGTGGGGTGGTTTGGAATCAGAGGAAGCATGgggggaaccagctggggaacccccaagggaagaaggctccgagcctggggtggggtggtgggacggcgatgagtagtcagagggggaagaggaagaggacggAGAGgtggaggtgtcggaagctgaagaggtaacagggtttagtgagcagggagagtccgTGACAGAGagaagttcgtaaccagaggaaggagcccaagaggcagagatgagtcaggccggtgaagatgccagggagtctccccctcctgctgcgacaagctcccctccccgctggtctcccagaaccaagagaggcatgaaaagggtggaggagaggttggctgcacacaGGAGCAGTCTCTGATTGTTTGGAGAAAGCCCCGGAGAAGAGGGGATTTAGACgcctgtgggaaggcagggactttCCGTCTTGGCAACTGATCCATTGGAGAAACCAGCCAAGCAGCCAAGTCTCAGTGGGGTGCTTGCCTAGAGGCATAATCTGTATCCTAAGGTCAGGTGTATCTCATTTCACGTAGCTGGGCGATCCAGGGGTCAAGAAAGCCGTGAGTCataggaagcaagaagcagcaaggtctggccGGGAACGACAATTGTTTTGTTTCCAGCAACtcactgaggctggaaaccctgctcaAGAAAGCTGGAGTCAGCTGTTTCGCATCAGGAGCAAGGAGGCTGACCAGTAGTGGTCTGGATGGACCCAACGGTCTGACTTGATGGGAAGCAAGCTTGCTACTTAAATCAGCTGTATATTTGGAACgaggaggactagaaactttttttattagagggaaggccatagctcagcggtagaggtCCAAAAGgctcctggagggctgctgccggccagtgtggACAGTATTGAGCTTAGAccggggcggtgtgtgtgtgtgtgtggcctggggatcATGCGCGTTTCTCGCACCAGGTACCCCGTTCCAGAAGAACTTCCTCAAGTCCGTCAAGAAGATCCTCTCGCGGCTCTTCCGAGTCTTCGTCCACGTCTACATCCACCACTTTGACCGCATCGCCCAGATGGGCTCTGAAGCCCATGTCAACACCTGCTACAAGCACTTTTACTATTTTGTGACCGAGTTTGGCCTCATCGATACCAAGGAGCTGGAGCCCCTGGTGAGTGCCCGGGCGGGCTGAGCCCCCTCTCGCTGCCCCTTGGCCTGGGTCCAGGCCTCCTCTGGGAAAGAGGGTTGCCAATCTTATCATAATATTTATATGTACAAAACCACCGAGCCGATGGCATAAACTACAGCCCTCCTGCGTTGTccggggttgagctagatgatccttggcgttcccttccaactccacagttctgtgaGCCTGTGGCTTTCAGTGAAATTTACAAACGGCTCGACGTGCAGAATCACTTAAGTGGCTTGCATTGAGGTCGTTtggggaaagaagaggaagaaaggtcAAGGCTAACCATCATTTGGAAACTGTCGTTAGTAATATTGGAAATGGAAATGCcgagaagggaccacgagagtcatctagcccaggcccccccccgccatgcaggaatccttttgctcagtgtgggactcgaacccatgaccctgagattaaacaggcagccctgtttagagaagctttgaatgtttaatagactattgcattttaatgttctgctggaagccgcccagaatggctggggaaacccggccagatgggcggggtataaataataataataataataataataataataataataataataataataataataataataataataataaagtctcATGCTATATCAACCAAGCCACCCCACGTACTGTTACGATCACCATCATTTTTATAGCATTCATATACTGCCCAGTGCGCAAAATTCCAGAGTCATTTCCATAAGACAGAATAAGATTATTCTAAAAAGAAAATGGCAACGCCAAGTAATATTCGGAAATCGtttttattattaccatcatctttattattactgttactgttattttatttatatgccgttAACCCACCTTGCCTACAAGGCCTCCATAAGGTCTAGcagcttgctgctttttaaaaaaataataataatagtggtgtCCTGAACGTTATTTTACCTTTGTTGCTGTGCAATGTTGATAAGCCGAGCTGGTATAGGTACAGATATATATTCATTCTTTCTCACCGTTTCGAACGGCAGAAAAGCAATCAGTTCTTTTTCCCCCTGCCCTCTTCTATTCGACAGAAGGAAATGACCTCAAGGATTTGCCACTGACGCCCTGCGGGGAGCGATTCCCCCTGCCGTCCTGCGCCCCGCAACATACGAGCCTCTCCTGGGACTGCGGAACTCTCCTCCACTAGGGAGGGCGAGGGGAATCTGGAGCACCTTCCTTCCctctttaaagaaaataatatattgttttataaaacaaagccagagagagagagagagaaagtgagagagtgTTATCCTATGACGACTACTATAAACTGTTTTATACAATGATTTTCCTCGTTAGAGAGagtgtatgttgtgtgtgtgtgcctgtatgTATTATAATcagggatagaatcatagaaccctagaatcctgagggtcatctagtccaaccccctgcaatgcgagaccctttttgcccagtgtggggttcgaacccacaaccctgagatgaagagtctcatgttgTCCCTAtcttaaaaaggggggtgggggggggaagacccaGGTAGCTACTGACTGGTGAGCTTGAACATCGAAAGATCCTAGAACAGGTAATTCAACAggtggtctgtgagcatttagaaaaaggAGTCTAGCGTCCAGATCAGGGGAAGTCATaatcccactctattctgcctgggTCAGGCCACAACtgcagtcctgtgtccagttctgggcgccacaatttaagaaggatgttgacaagctggaaggtgtgcagaggagggcgaccaagatgatctgggggtctggaaaccaagcctgatgaggaatggttgaaggaactgggtgtATTTACCCTGCAGAAGAGGAgacatgagagccatcttcacagatcttaagggctgtcacctggaagagggagcgagcttgttttctcctgctctggagggtaggactcgaacccatggcttcaagctgcaagaaaggagattccaactaaacatcaggaagagctttctgacagtgagagctgctcaACAGCGGAAGAGACTCCCTCGGAAGAAGGTTGTggcctctgtcatggatgcttgggctgagatccctgcattgcagggggttggactggatgaccctctggtgtcccttccagctccacgatTCTAGGTTTCTATGTTGAACTTCAGGCCACGGCCCTCACAGACGCCACTTTAcctgagtgtttctgcctggctggtcCTTcttttcccttgggggggggtgtggagaggGGCACCCGtttgagtgtgtgcagaaactggcCCACCCATGGGATCCCCTGCCGCTTGGACCAGCGGAACTGGCACTGCCAGAGGTGCTGCCCAATACTTGTAAGAAATCGGTCCCTTAGTGTGGCCAAGCtcgcactttggaactccctgccaattgatatCGGGCAGGCGCCTGCCCCCTACCCTTTCCAGctcctgctaaaaaaaaattattgcttaAGAAGCCGATGTGAGTTTTAATCAGTTTTTAGGACTCTCTCGGACTTGTGATTTGGGGCTAGGATTGAAAGGAGCCTCTGCCTGCCATGAAAcctctgtgggtttttttgtgagTGGTTTAGGGCCTGGATCTTACAGGGAAATATTTCGCTTGGCCGAAATCTGCCTGTGCTTTTACGTGCAGAACTCTGTTCGAACCACTAGCTGGAaatacatgtattttttttaagataataattataataataaacttttttttttagcactgccTCCGTTTGATAACCTACTCTCCCACCATAAAGTGCTGTGATTTTGAAGGGATcctggtgggattttattttaatttttttggcaaTTTCGGGACACGACGAGCCCTGTCCCAAGTCTTCTGAAGCATGTCCTCTTGGATTGGCTGGGTTGGCAAGGGAACCTCGGATGCGGCCCTCAGAGCCCCCGGTCCGGCCCTCGGAACACTTCTCAGGCcacactccctcccccccacaaattaaaacacagtaagacgtcaaacattaaaaactttctcaTACGTTTAATGCAAATATCTTCATATGCCCACTTAACATATTTATTGCAAGCCATTTCTTGTGTTTTAACAAATTTTATGTACATTCCTCAAATACATTTTTGCCTACACGACAATACAGGTTAAcaatgcaaaagtgtgtgtgttgtgaaattgcttcagaggatgcaattcataaatgaaattaataataacatgAATATGTGATCTGTATGCATACATTACCCTAAATACCTGCCTTTAGCGACACAACCTTTCGTGGGAGAGATGctttgcaaaattcggagaagtgagAATGCCCAAAGAGAACGGTTTCGGCAGCTGTGGATCAAGCCCCCttctgcactgtgcatttaaagcagtattgcaTTTAAAGTCCTGGCTTCCTCCCCGAAGCAtcctggggaactgtagtttgttgcgggcgctgagagtttttaggagacccctattataaggatctggtgacttctgtttcagtgtatctgaagaagtgtgcatgcacacgaaagctcataccaagaacaaacttagttggtctctaaggtgctactggaaggaattttattttttattttttattttgttttgactatggcagaccaacacggctacctacctgtaaccagtttaACAGctaatccttcttcccagggaactctggggattgcAGTTCCCTGAGGGGAGCAggcgggggacggacggacgacaTTTCCCGACCCCTCTCAGCGCCCTGAACCAACTACAGATTCTTTGTGGAGGAAGTGAAATGGAACCAAAGTTGTGTCTCCCGTTCCTAGTTGAAACTGGATTCTCGGCTTGCATGAGATTTGGCTGCTGACAGCCACACGCTCTGTTAACTTTCTCTGAaatgtttttcctcctcctcctcctctcccttgccCTCCCGTCCTCATATGCCTTCCCGGACTGAGGGATATTCCATAGGGGAGTTCCCAGAAGCCTATCAAAATGTGCCAACAAACTTGGTTGCTGAAAAGCTCTGGATTTCCGTGTGTGCTGGCAAGAAggggcttttttgggggtgggaagtcccttaaaaaaaaaaaagatcaattgCAAGGAGCGTTTCCTGGATTGTGAATGTGCTTGTTTAAATATACTTCTAATAGAATTATGGGGtggttgtgggggtttttttttgggggggaggccaaCTTTTGCTGTTTCTCAAAGCGGATGCAATGAATCTGTAGACAGGTGAGCGATGTGAGCCTGTCTTGCAaaggaagagcctactggatctgttgctgttgttgtttaaatttaaataatattctttttaaaaataatttttaataattaattattaattaattaatttttattagtttttcggTTAACATTCCAGTTAATTTTTCAGTAATAACATTCCAGTTAATAACATATCAGCATCATATCcgaataaaagaagaagaagaagaagccagttATACATTCTGAATGAATTAATTTAATGGGACTTCCCGTGTTCTGGCTGGTCCGGAGAAAGTGTTTTATTTTGGTTCCTGCGTTTTCTCTGTTGTTTATTCTCAATATCATAGTTCCGATGTTAACCCCTTCTTATCGTCACAGTCACTGGTATGGGACTTTTCCATCGTGCTTAACGAATCCATATTAGGTTGGCATGCAAGAGGaaattttattcttcttcttgttcttcttcaaTTGTTTTTCGGTGCAGTCCCCCCACTGGGGGCCCCCTTTTTCATTCCACAGTCCTATCTCTAACATTCTAAGCTGTCTTCCAGCTTTCTCTCATTTAATGaagtttaaagtttgtttaatgAAGTTTCAGGTCTTTTTAGCAAACTGGTATTTCCAAGTCCAAAAGTCTCTCGTAGAAGCAATGCCATGGGATATATTCCACAATTAATATTTTGGTTCCTCTACAATCCAAGCGTTGCTCCCCCTGGGCCGTAGGGAGAGCTTGCACCAATCAGAGATTCACAATCACTTTCTTATCAATCCATATACGACATATAGGGAAATTTAAATAATATTCTGTCCCCACAGTGGCTACTCTGTGGAACTCTGGGATGTCCAGTGCAGCTAAATGTTGGACAATTTGGGACCTGTCCAAAAATGACCCTTTTCGGTTAAACGGCGGGACTCATTCCCAAAGGAGGCAGCTTGGATGGATTCAGGGAGGATAAATAACCACTGATGGCTACTAGCTGCAAGGCTACATGGTTGGTGGGGGCAGTTGCTGGCATCTGAGAAACAACGGAGTTccataatgcagtgtttttcaaccttttttgggcaaaggcacacttgtttcatgaaaaaaatcacgaggcacaccaccattagaaaatgttaaaaaatgtttaaaaatttaactctgtgcctatattgactatatataaagtaatttttcccacggcacagcaggcaacatctcgcggcacactagttgaaaaacactgccataatggagggggtgacaaattatcaaggaacaatttttttgggggggggattttttaaaaaaaaaattttgggggggggaattgaatttttttttgaaaatgtctgctctgaaggtcttatcttactatactagggattatatagctatatatgaaatttcatgcatatcggttaataccttcaccctcctccaccaaaatagctgttcacttggctgttttctagtatgtcatgaaggctgaaatttcagttcatagaacacttactgttcccaaccctagccctgtggaaagccatctaattggactttaatttgattttgagatgtatttaggaggtaatttaatgaatgtttgattttataccaatgttatgtatttgatgttagccaccctgagcccgacttcggccggggagggtgggatataaataaaagtttttttattattacttgttattattcctttgtaagaaaatatgaaataacgtaaaacaatttttgcgggggtgggggaatcaatgggggcggttgacaagaaattttctgcactgggtaccacctgaccttcccatgcctgggggggggggtttgacaatttTTTTGTGCCCCTGACTGCAAAATCACAGCTcccactgtggctgcagaaatgAGTGTTTTGTCTCCCCCTCAATTCATTTATGGATGTTCTTTATACTTAACGTTATAAAATGTGAGATAAAAGCGACCTAGCAAATGAAAAACCTCAAGAATCAGGAAGGCGGGAAAACcactctgtgacatcacagcagctcaaCCAACGAGGAGAGAGGCCTGCTTGGTGTCTAGCCAATCATAACACGCAAAATTTCCAGGTGGGTAGTACTCGTATTTCACCTCCAGAGGGTGCTGTTTTCTAATCCTGAAACAAAGATAAAACTGCCTAAATCAAGAGATTTGAGGAGGAATCCTGAATAAAAAAGGTTTAATACACTTCTTGCTGCCTTTTTGAAAATGCAGGTGTGAAGATTGCAAGACCTACAAGGGGAAGATTTTGTCCTGCTCATTGCAGTGACAGAACAAAAGCAAAGATCAAGACCATAATTCAgagaggggtttttttctttcttgcagtGTCAGGAAAAGGAACCTGTTTATTTAGGCAAAGCCTTCAAAACGCTTTTTCCTTCTGCTGCCTTTGAGAAAACACCTTCGCAGAAACCCATGTGGGATTTGAAACACCAGGGCAATCCATTTGCAAACCTTcccagtgtccctgttttccagggacagtcctggatttacagaagccatcctggtttctgatttgaccctggaatgtcccgcttctccataggacgcccctattttcattgcagaaatgt
The genomic region above belongs to Lacerta agilis isolate rLacAgi1 chromosome 18, rLacAgi1.pri, whole genome shotgun sequence and contains:
- the MOB3A gene encoding MOB kinase activator 3A — translated: MSNPLRQVFNKDRTFRPKKKFEPGTQRFELHKMAQASLNAGLDLKVAVQLPPGEELNDWVAVHVVDFFNRINLIYGTIADSCTDQSCPVMSGGPKYEYRWQDEKSRKPTALSAPQYMNLLMDWIEVQINNEDLFPTNVGTPFQKNFLKSVKKILSRLFRVFVHVYIHHFDRIAQMGSEAHVNTCYKHFYYFVTEFGLIDTKELEPLKEMTSRICH